The Cyanobium sp. ATX 6F1 genome includes a region encoding these proteins:
- a CDS encoding tetratricopeptide repeat protein, with protein sequence MNPGEEHSLDHVSDQKQATSYYCLGNDLLARGDHSQAIEAYGLALSIRPEYPEALNNLGNGLKAAGRLDEAMVAYQNALKIQPDLAVAQFNLGNILKEQGRLEEASMALLGVLLLKPDMPKAHLLLAEVLEEIGDLEQAAEGYLKTIRLEPSSAEAWRSLGGIHRLRGLLDEAIKCFDRALELLPGDWLSFTNLMFCYSIGGREHQQLLLETSERYWREIGVRTATDHYDLVWALVSGQARPLRIGFLGRHCDNLFLNSFLRHYSRNDFSVDLIFLTRNQSMTSSPMGALVSEEVFLDGLTLSECRDLLLRNKYDIIVETSGYLADSGIQILAERCAPVQCHYIGFHASTGLHAIDYFICDSETGPPEFEDVFSETLWRLPRPWLACTFSKRPPLALPQAWGEEPVFGSFNQLTKVRQDTLNHWAAALRAVPNAILLIKGRHAEDLHLQQRILSTLRGLDVEEKRIGFLPATATWEEHMATYNRIDLALDTTPWSSATTGFDALAMGVPLVAIKGDCMAARMSSSLVSALNRGGWVASSPEDYARIVINLCANLNDLRSAKAARQSEFLASCLFDGADLSHHLQEAFQEMSRRAYLHVQDVEWTR encoded by the coding sequence GTGAATCCTGGAGAAGAGCATAGCCTCGATCACGTCTCAGATCAGAAGCAGGCCACAAGCTATTACTGTCTCGGTAATGATCTCCTCGCTCGCGGTGATCACTCTCAAGCCATTGAGGCCTATGGCCTAGCGCTGTCCATCCGGCCGGAGTATCCAGAGGCACTCAACAATCTTGGGAACGGATTGAAGGCAGCGGGCCGCCTTGACGAGGCCATGGTCGCTTACCAGAACGCTCTGAAAATCCAACCCGATCTAGCAGTTGCCCAGTTCAACCTTGGGAACATACTCAAGGAACAGGGTAGGCTCGAGGAGGCAAGCATGGCTCTGCTTGGAGTCTTGCTGCTCAAACCAGATATGCCCAAAGCTCATCTCTTGCTTGCTGAGGTGCTAGAGGAGATTGGTGATCTAGAGCAGGCTGCTGAGGGTTATCTTAAAACCATTAGGCTTGAGCCTTCTTCAGCGGAGGCTTGGCGTTCACTAGGTGGGATTCATCGCTTGCGCGGATTGCTAGATGAGGCCATTAAGTGCTTCGATCGTGCGCTTGAGTTGCTCCCAGGTGATTGGCTCTCATTCACCAATCTCATGTTCTGTTACTCGATCGGCGGCAGGGAACACCAGCAGTTGCTTCTGGAGACCTCTGAACGCTATTGGCGCGAAATTGGTGTGCGAACAGCCACTGATCATTATGATCTGGTTTGGGCACTAGTAAGTGGGCAAGCCAGACCATTGAGGATTGGTTTTCTGGGCCGACATTGCGACAACTTATTTCTCAACTCCTTCCTCCGGCATTATAGCCGAAATGACTTTTCGGTCGATTTGATTTTTCTGACCAGGAATCAATCGATGACATCCTCGCCAATGGGAGCGCTGGTGAGCGAGGAGGTTTTCTTGGATGGTCTCACACTCTCTGAATGCCGCGACCTACTGCTCAGGAATAAGTATGACATTATCGTCGAAACATCAGGATATCTGGCCGATTCAGGGATCCAGATTCTTGCCGAACGATGCGCTCCGGTTCAATGCCACTATATTGGATTCCATGCGTCAACAGGATTGCACGCGATTGATTATTTCATTTGCGACTCCGAAACCGGACCGCCAGAGTTCGAAGATGTCTTCAGCGAGACCCTCTGGCGTTTGCCTCGCCCTTGGCTAGCTTGTACCTTCTCCAAACGACCGCCTCTTGCTCTCCCCCAGGCCTGGGGAGAAGAACCTGTGTTCGGATCGTTCAATCAACTCACCAAAGTCCGACAAGATACCTTGAATCATTGGGCAGCAGCCCTGCGGGCCGTGCCCAATGCGATCCTGCTGATTAAGGGTCGCCATGCAGAAGATTTACACCTACAGCAGAGAATCCTTTCCACGCTTCGAGGGCTAGATGTGGAGGAGAAGCGAATCGGCTTCCTTCCAGCTACCGCCACATGGGAGGAGCATATGGCCACTTACAACCGAATCGATTTAGCTCTCGACACCACGCCATGGAGCAGTGCAACTACCGGGTTCGACGCCTTGGCGATGGGTGTGCCACTTGTGGCGATCAAGGGGGATTGCATGGCGGCGCGCATGAGTTCGTCTTTGGTCTCGGCTCTCAATCGCGGGGGATGGGTTGCATCTTCACCAGAAGACTACGCCAGAATTGTCATAAACCTATGCGCAAACCTCAACGATCTTCGGTCGGCCAAGGCTGCTCGACAATCAGAATTTCTTGCCAGTTGTCTGTTCGATGGGGCGGATCTGTCTCATCACCTCCAGGAGGCATTTCAAGAGATGAGCCGGAGGGCTTATTTACACGTACAAGATGTGGAATGGACAAGATAA